ATCAAAGGGTTATCTTCTGACTGAAGATGAAGTGATCGAGTTGCTGAAGCAAATTCTACCTGTTCTTAGCTACTTACATAGTCAATCTATCGTACACGGAGATATTTCTCCGTCCCATTTGCTAAGAAATTCTGATGAGACTCTTATTTTGACTCATTTTGGTATTCTCAGAGAAATTGCTTCTCAGATGGGAATAGAAACCTCTGATGCCAAACTTCTAGATAAGGTGAAGGGACTGTCAAGGTTCCCATACGGTTCAGGACAAGACTTGTCTGCCTTAGCAGTAACAGTTCTAATGCTATTGACAGGGAAGGAACCTCAAGACTTATTTAACGACCAAAGCCAAACTTGGGACTGGGAAAATTACAAACTGCTTAGTGATCGCCTAACTGATGTACTAAACCAAATGCTTCCAACTAACCAAACAGTCTCCCTTACGAGTGCAGACGAAATTATAGCTCTTCTTGAACCATCAAAAACTAGCCCTACTGTGTCCACTGTTCCTCTGTCATCACCCTTCACCAGTCATACAGAGCAAGTTAACCCCGAAACTAATTCAGAGTCATCACAAACTAATTCCCCAGGTTTTAGAGTAGTATTGATAGTAGCTAGTATCATGGTCGTTTTTACAGGAATCGCCACTTTTGCTATCAACCAATTTAGAAACTCGGAAAATGTAGTTGTTGATTTTCCATCTCCCTCTCCATCTTTGGATGCTCAAACCCCCAATCAATTTGAATTTACGCCTCCAACTCCATCTTCCCAAAAAAATGGTAGTAGCACTAATGCAACAATTAGCGGTATCCCTGGAACTAAAAATGTACGTTCAGGTGCAGGAACAGTTTATGGTGTCATTGGAGAATTGACAACTGGAACAAGAGTACAAATTATTAGTAGTAGTTATGATAGTGGGGGTTATCTTTGGTATCAAATTTACCATCCCAGTTCTGGACTTAGAGGTTGGGTAGCTGAACAATTAATTACTCGTGATTAGAAATTGTATCCACTGAATATTGAGAGTCATTAGTATGAAACCCATTCGTTCCTTATTAACATGACTGCCCTAAAATCTCACAAAAGGGTCACTCCGTTTATTATGGAGATAATCAGAAGTATTCCTAGTATGTTTAAATGCCTAAGTCTCTAACCACTTCAGAGCCTAATGTTTTGCGTCCAGAAGATTTTGACCCCCCATTGAAGAGAAAAGAGCCAATCGTACCTTATTATTGGACTCTTGATGAAATCGCTACAGAGTTGGGGGTTACATCTCGTAGGGTTGGGTACGATATTACAGGATATCCCCCTAGAAAAATTCAGCCTAGTCTGAAAGCCTATAAAGCTGGCTCACTTTTTCTTGTCCCAGATGCAGATGCCTTAGCTTATATTCAAAGATTTCGAGAACGTAAAAAATCTTAATAATTATTTACCTAAAATGTTTCACGGTTATGAAACATAAATATTAAACTATTATTGGTGCGTGAAAAAAAACCCGCTAATCATCTTACTTACTAGCAGGGCTTTTCACTTGTAAATATATATAAATTCTTCTATGATTAATCCTACCTCAAATAGGCGGGGATGGACAAGTGCGTCCAAAAATCTTGCTGCCGTTGATTCCAGAACGACTACCAATACTGACCTACACCAAAATATTAATAGTGGTTACTCAGAATGGTCAGAAAGCCTTGTCAAACCAAGCCTGATACAAGCAAACGTCATCCCCTTTGCCCCTGGAGAAGCCTGGGACTGGTTAATATACTCAGACAAAATCCCTCGACGTAACACCGGCGTACTCACCTACGGAGTTCTCAAGCAGTATGATAATTTTGAAAAATCTGGCGGCTGGCTAGTCCAAAATATCAACCCAGTCACCGGTGAAGATTCTCTTTACAATCGGGCTAAATTTGACCATCCTAGGGTGGGTCATGACGGAAAGGTCATAAAGTACGAATCGCCCCCAAAAAACCCTACAGAACCGATTTTCCTGAAAGTCCCTCATGAGATTTGTCACGATGTCTGGTCTGATGTAGCCAATGTTAATAATATCCCCCTTCCCCCCTCTTCTGAAGATCCTCCTCATTTCTGGGAATGGTTTAAAAATTCTTCTGCTCCTCTATGGATAACTGAGGGAGAGAAAAAAGCCGGATGTCTTCTTTCAAAAGGTCGGGTTACTACCTCTGTTCCTGGTATTAATAATTATCACGATGTCAAGTTAAAGCAAGAGAAAAACATCCTTAAACTACATCCCTACTTAGAACACTTTGCTGATGGCCGAGACATTATTATAACCTTTGACCGGGACGAAAAACCCAAGACCAGAGTTGCCGTTAGAAAAGCCATTAAGAAGCTTGGAAAACTCTTCAAGGATAAAGGATGTAACGTTAAGATTTGTATCTGGGATGGTAAGAAAGGTAAGGGCATTGACGACTTTCTAGCCAACGGTAATACACTCTCTGATTGTCAGTATCTTACTTTTGAAAGGTACTGCGCGGGGGCTGAAAGGATAGAGAAATATAAGGGGGCAAGTCATCCTGTTGGGGAGAAAATCAACTCTAGATATATAGGTAATGTGTCTCTCCCAGATGCCCGGATTATTGCCTTAAAAGCTCCTAAAGGAACGGGCAAAACTACCCTAATGGCTCAACTATCTCAACAATTTAAAGATGAAGGAAAGCCGTTATAACCGTAAGCCATAGACGGAATTTAGCACAGCATCAATCTAACCTTTTTGGCTTGCGCTATCGTGATGAAATGGTGGCTAACTCAGACCATCGTAAAGAAGGTTTTCTTTTTGGGTTTGGGGTGGTTATCGACTCTTTATCCTTAAAAAGTAAGTTCAAATTTGATGTAGATAGATGGATTGATTCGGGTCAACCCTATGTAGTATTTCTGGATGAGATTGAACAGTTACTCTGGCATCTTTTAGACTCTAACACCGAGGTGAAAAATAATAGATTAGAGATTGAAGAGAATTTTAGAAAGCTATTATCCCCACGCTTATCGGGTGGTGATTGGGGATGCGGATTTATCAGATTTATCCCTAGATTATCTCATTAACGTGATGGGGATTGAAGATAAAAAAGGAGGTTTTTCTCTTAGAAAATACTTATAAAGGGGAAAAATAATTATACGGCTTATATGTATCAAGATAATACTCCAGAGGCTTTAATTGCTGACTTGATAGATGATTTAGGAGAGTTGGCTAACACGCCCCCTGAAAGCAGAAAACCTCATTTTATTTTTACTCATGCCAGAGAGCATAAGTCTTTATATTCTGCTGTTAATCTAAAGCGTTTAATTAATAAGTATTATTCGAGCCTTAAGGTTTTAGTTTTAGATGCTAATACCGTCGTTGACCCCAATAATGAGGCATTTGGGGGCGTTTTAGAACTTAATAATCTCATCCCTAAATATGATGTGATTATTGCTTCTCCCGTGATAGAAACCGGGGTTTCTATAGATAAAGAGCATCAATTTTCTTGTGTCTGGGCAATAGGTCAAGGGGTTATTCCTACTGATTCAGTAAGGCAAACTTTGAGCCGTGTTAGGGATAATTGTGACCGTCGCGTCTGGCTTCCTAAAAGGGGTTTAAATAAGATTGGTAACGGTGCGACAAATGTTAAATCTTTACTTGAAACTGAGGGGCAAAAGTTCCAAGCCCATACAACCATTTTACGCCGGTTTGACTGGGATGAAGAGGCTGATGCTTCTACTGGTATCGCGCTAGATACTTGGGGTAAGATGGCCTGTAGAATTAACTACGGCTATATGTTTTATCGTGACGTGGCGGCAGAGGAACTAGAAGCTGAGGGTAATACTATTATTTGGAATGAAAAAACAGATTATAAGGCTTTACGTAATCTTAGAAAGCGTGTGAGTAAGAATAGGGATGACTCCTATAATTCTGAGTTAGACAAAACAGAACAGACTCCCTCGCCTACTTCTGAAGAGTTGAAAGTGTTGGAGACAAAATTAACCAAAACCGAGACAGAACGACGACAGTTAAAAAGAGGAAAGTTAGAGAAAAAATATAAAGTTCCCTTTAGTGCTTCTTTAGCCGTCGAGGATGATAAAAATCTACATCCTAAGCTGAGATTCTACTATTATTTAACTATTGGTAGAAAGCATTTACCAGAGAGGGATAAAAAGGTGGCTAGTTCTCAAGTCTATAAAGGGAAAGCTTGGCTACCAGATTTTAATAAGAGTCAGTTTGGTTTCTTGGTTCATATTTTTGATAAGTTTGGGGCAACTAAAATATTTAGTATGGAGGAGCAAGAATTCTCGATGGATAGCGAGATTTTAAAGGCTATTGTTGAGGAGGCTTTGAAGTATGAACGAGATTTGAAGAAGCTAAACATAACGGTTAGTAGGGAACTTTCCGTAATGCAAAATATTAATAACCTTTTTAAACCAACGGGAATGTATTTTCCGTTCTTGAGGAAAATTAGGGACGGTGAGCGACGAATTAGGATCTATGGTTCTCCTAGGTTTAGGTTTGATCATCAAATCTGTGAGGAGATTCTAAAAGCTTGGTTAGCTGCGGATGAGTCTAGATCTTCCTAAGCCGTGCGGCTATCGGGTGGCCATCAGAGCCTAATCTCTGCCCAGCCTCGATGTCCCCAAAAAACAAAAATAATCTAGCTGGCGACGGGAACGAAGGTAAGAGCCGCGCCAAGCCTCTTCCTCGTGAGAATTATTTTGGCCGTGGCGGCTCCGCCGTAGTGACCAAGCCAAGCCAACGAAAAATTTTAGGGACACCTTTAGACCTCTTGAAGAGTGAAAATTTAGATTGCCGTCTTATGGGGACACTTGCCTGGGACACCCTTCGTTCCCCTAGGTCTTGTGCTGTTTTCTGGTTTTTGTCCTGGGACACCTGTCCCTAATAGATATTATTAATGGGGGTGATGTCCCGGTTTTTCCAGAGACATAAAGGCGATCGCCTATAATCACCGGTGTCGGGAGGGTTAGTTGACTAGATGCTCTCTTCATGGATGGAGGAGTGCCCCTTTTAATGAGGCTTAAATAAATTTAGCGTGCGAGTTTCACCGTGATAGCCCACCTCGATGTTTTTGAACTTGTTGAATTGGAGGTCGTGATACATACTCAGCCGCCTTCTCCATTGTTTTCTTATCCTCATCTGTTAAGTCACATTGAATAATATCAATAATTCCTCCTGTGTCCCTATTATCAGTAACCACTAAAATTGGGTTTTCCTTATCTTTATGAGTTAGGGTTAAGGTATTATCTACCTTTTCAACCCGATAAATATTGCCAGCAAAATAGGATTTGTTAGCCGTTTTAACCCCTCGCTTCTCTAGTATAGTAAGAGCATTATGGTAAGTTTGATAGACTTCCATTAACTGGTTAATACGTTCAGAAAGCTCAGGGGAATAGAGTTGTTTCTTAAGCTCCATCATTTTCTGAGTTTCGGGAGATGATAACCAGTTATTATATTTAGTTTCTTCAGCAGATAAGTTCGCCAGTTCTGATAGGGTGTTTTTCTGTTTTTGTTGTAGATTAGTGTAGTGATAACGGCTATTACTTAAGTCGTATTCTTTGGAGCTATATAGGTCAGGGTCTAGCCCAAAGGGGTTTTTCCATGAACGGGGCGGGTTATCTGATAAAAACTGTTTTTGAGTAGAGATAGAATTAGATAACTTTCTTAACTCTTTTTCCTGGGCAACGAATTGCTCAGTTAATCTTTTACGTTTGTTCTCATCAGGAGGAGAGGGAACGGTTTTTTCCCATTGAGTGAATAGCCTCACCAAAGCTACCAATTCAGCATCGGTAAGCTGATTATTTTGTTTTTCGGGTTCTTCATTTGGAGGAGAAATTACTTCTTTTTGTTGAGAGGAGGGTTGTTTTTTAGGAGTAGGGGTTACTTGGGCAACCGTTTTTCTATCCTGTCTAACCGGATTTCGATGTTGTTTACTCGGCCTCTTATTTGGTTTAGTTGGTGTAGCTGCCGGGGGGGTGCTATTAGGAGCATTAGCCACGCTATTAGTCCCGCGACTATTCCGGTCAGAAATAACAGGCTCACTACTCCCCTTGTGGTGAAGGTGTGGCCGTCCAGCCAAATCTGCATCGGTAGGGATTTGGGGAGAGATTGCTGGATCTGTTCTGTTTTGACTTGTAGTTGCTTGAGATTCCACAGAAGATCTGGCGACTCCTGTAGTTTCTGCATTTCTTTCTTGAGTTGGCTTAAGTCGTTTTGCCAGTTGAGATAATCTCGATGCAGTGTCGTCGAGGTTTGAGACTGCTGGCTCAGTTGGTTGTACAGTTGGGTTTGTTTGTTTTCCAGGCTTTCTATCCTGTTGGCCAGAGCTTCTAAGACGTTCAGTAAGCCTGTCAAATTCTGCTGTAAGGTCTGTAATTCCTGGTTCTGGGGTTTCTTCCCGTTCCCTTGAGGATTGCTCATCACTCCTGTGTGTTGAGATTGATTTGTTGGGTAATTCTAACTCCAATAACTCAAGCTCGTCCTCCCCTATTGGTCTAATTGTTTCATCTAGAAGGGTTAGCTGTTTCTCTAAGGCTTCTATTTCTCTATTGGTGGCTTCTATGGTTAAATAAGCCTGACTACGTTCTGTGGCAATTCCTCGCTCCATCATAGCGGCGACATCGGGACCTAAATGGATCTGGGGGATGCGATTAATGCCCTGTTCTTCTAGAGTACGGTGATCTATCCGTTCTGTAGTCCCTGCATTTAATAAGGCTTCATTGGTGTAATCGGCCCAGGACTCCCTAACCTGAAAGAGAAAATCTTTTTTATCCCATTCCCGTGTTTTACGTCCAAAGCCACTGCTATCAATTACGCGAGTAGTCAGCAGAATATGAACATGGGGATTTTGGCTGTTCAAATCATGAAAAGCTACATCTGCCACCACACCAGAATTAACAAACTGGTCACTAACCCAAGTCTTCACTAATGAGCGTTTTTGGTCGTGGCTCAGTTCAACGGGTAAAGCGATGTCGAATTCTCTGGCTACTTGAGAATTTGAGCGGGTTTCAAATAGCTCTACAGCGTTCCATAACTTAGAACGATTATAAACCCAATCGGGGGCATCATTAGGGGCTAAGATCTCTGTAGCGTA
This window of the Gloeothece citriformis PCC 7424 genome carries:
- a CDS encoding protein kinase domain-containing protein, which gives rise to MKPSLKPGLILRERYLILEIIETEENYRVYVSKDQQSNNENCILREFIASDENEAVRVHKELESIIQQIKALKHPHIEKIEDFWLQGEVLYLVQSYFEGETNQARLSKGYLLTEDEVIELLKQILPVLSYLHSQSIVHGDISPSHLLRNSDETLILTHFGILREIASQMGIETSDAKLLDKVKGLSRFPYGSGQDLSALAVTVLMLLTGKEPQDLFNDQSQTWDWENYKLLSDRLTDVLNQMLPTNQTVSLTSADEIIALLEPSKTSPTVSTVPLSSPFTSHTEQVNPETNSESSQTNSPGFRVVLIVASIMVVFTGIATFAINQFRNSENVVVDFPSPSPSLDAQTPNQFEFTPPTPSSQKNGSSTNATISGIPGTKNVRSGAGTVYGVIGELTTGTRVQIISSSYDSGGYLWYQIYHPSSGLRGWVAEQLITRD
- a CDS encoding DUF3854 domain-containing protein, which translates into the protein MINPTSNRRGWTSASKNLAAVDSRTTTNTDLHQNINSGYSEWSESLVKPSLIQANVIPFAPGEAWDWLIYSDKIPRRNTGVLTYGVLKQYDNFEKSGGWLVQNINPVTGEDSLYNRAKFDHPRVGHDGKVIKYESPPKNPTEPIFLKVPHEICHDVWSDVANVNNIPLPPSSEDPPHFWEWFKNSSAPLWITEGEKKAGCLLSKGRVTTSVPGINNYHDVKLKQEKNILKLHPYLEHFADGRDIIITFDRDEKPKTRVAVRKAIKKLGKLFKDKGCNVKICIWDGKKGKGIDDFLANGNTLSDCQYLTFERYCAGAERIEKYKGASHPVGEKINSRYIGNVSLPDARIIALKAPKGTGKTTLMAQLSQQFKDEGKPL
- the mobQ gene encoding MobQ family relaxase, with the protein product MAIYHLNAKVISRGKGKSSTAAAAYRAGDKIHDERLGKTFDYTRKQGVYATEILAPNDAPDWVYNRSKLWNAVELFETRSNSQVAREFDIALPVELSHDQKRSLVKTWVSDQFVNSGVVADVAFHDLNSQNPHVHILLTTRVIDSSGFGRKTREWDKKDFLFQVRESWADYTNEALLNAGTTERIDHRTLEEQGINRIPQIHLGPDVAAMMERGIATERSQAYLTIEATNREIEALEKQLTLLDETIRPIGEDELELLELELPNKSISTHRSDEQSSREREETPEPGITDLTAEFDRLTERLRSSGQQDRKPGKQTNPTVQPTEPAVSNLDDTASRLSQLAKRLKPTQERNAETTGVARSSVESQATTSQNRTDPAISPQIPTDADLAGRPHLHHKGSSEPVISDRNSRGTNSVANAPNSTPPAATPTKPNKRPSKQHRNPVRQDRKTVAQVTPTPKKQPSSQQKEVISPPNEEPEKQNNQLTDAELVALVRLFTQWEKTVPSPPDENKRKRLTEQFVAQEKELRKLSNSISTQKQFLSDNPPRSWKNPFGLDPDLYSSKEYDLSNSRYHYTNLQQKQKNTLSELANLSAEETKYNNWLSSPETQKMMELKKQLYSPELSERINQLMEVYQTYHNALTILEKRGVKTANKSYFAGNIYRVEKVDNTLTLTHKDKENPILVVTDNRDTGGIIDIIQCDLTDEDKKTMEKAAEYVSRPPIQQVQKHRGGLSR